One genomic segment of Leptospira sp. GIMC2001 includes these proteins:
- a CDS encoding helix-turn-helix domain-containing protein, giving the protein MIDLKKIIKDLQLTQKEFADRMGVKQSTISMYISGERKISKPIAFLIEKTYGISSDWLLNGTGKMFIDLGEEEKKIQEENALLRQIDKKPEIKEIVEILVRMDKQNLAKTLAVIKTLSEN; this is encoded by the coding sequence ATGATAGATTTAAAAAAAATTATTAAGGATCTACAATTAACCCAGAAGGAGTTTGCAGATCGAATGGGAGTCAAGCAGAGCACGATTTCCATGTATATATCGGGCGAAAGGAAAATTTCCAAACCAATCGCCTTCCTAATAGAGAAGACTTACGGAATAAGCAGCGACTGGCTTTTAAACGGTACCGGTAAGATGTTCATCGATCTCGGTGAAGAAGAGAAGAAGATCCAGGAAGAAAACGCCCTACTCCGGCAAATAGATAAAAAACCAGAAATTAAAGAAATAGTAGAGATTTTAGTACGGATGGATAAACAAAACCTTGCCAAAACATTGGCTGTTATAAAAACTTTGTCGGAGAATTAA
- a CDS encoding P-loop ATPase, Sll1717 family, giving the protein MSKSKELTKLYRLEEIEQLLPSIIDLCSSRRFTILIDELDKGWDASEDAKAFVSGLFQSSISINQLNPNLRVFISLRRELYDNIPSLYEDAQKIRDIIEILNWDESNLRKLITNRIRFSIPELKNIEDDEKVWNHIFSENIDYRKAKSFNYMVDRTLMRPREFIHICGETADSAKKNKNFPANYHEISDAEVRYSEERAKDIVSEYRFQYPGLDTIFEIFRGKTYNLNRNELEEICLGISTGEYKVSREATWVNDQDPEYLIDILWRVGFIKAQSIGKSKGVQRSGSRYVGYYQFPNLLLSNVLRFHVHALFRTYLGMRETRETKT; this is encoded by the coding sequence ATCTCTAAATCAAAAGAATTAACAAAATTATATCGACTTGAAGAGATAGAACAATTATTGCCAAGTATAATTGATTTATGCTCAAGCAGAAGATTTACAATATTAATAGACGAATTAGATAAAGGTTGGGATGCGTCTGAGGATGCTAAAGCATTTGTTTCTGGATTATTTCAATCAAGTATATCAATTAATCAATTAAATCCGAATTTAAGAGTTTTTATTTCTTTAAGGCGGGAATTATATGATAATATACCTTCACTATACGAAGATGCACAGAAGATTAGAGATATTATTGAAATTCTAAATTGGGATGAATCTAATTTAAGAAAATTGATAACTAATAGAATACGATTTTCAATTCCGGAATTAAAAAATATAGAAGATGACGAGAAAGTTTGGAATCATATATTTTCAGAAAACATAGATTATAGAAAAGCAAAATCATTCAATTATATGGTAGATAGAACTTTAATGCGACCAAGAGAGTTTATACATATTTGTGGCGAAACAGCTGACTCTGCCAAAAAGAACAAAAACTTCCCGGCAAATTACCATGAAATATCAGATGCTGAAGTACGTTATTCTGAAGAGCGCGCTAAAGATATAGTTTCTGAATACAGATTTCAATATCCTGGTTTGGATACTATATTTGAAATTTTCAGAGGTAAAACGTATAATTTAAATAGAAATGAACTTGAAGAAATATGTTTAGGTATTTCTACAGGGGAATATAAAGTTTCTAGAGAAGCTACTTGGGTAAATGATCAAGATCCTGAATATTTAATTGACATTTTGTGGAGAGTAGGTTTTATTAAAGCTCAATCAATTGGAAAGTCCAAGGGAGTCCAAAGAAGCGGAAGCCGATATGTAGGATATTACCAATTTCCAAACTTATTACTGAGTAATGTTTTAAGATTTCATGTCCATGCTTTATTCAGAACTTATCTTGGAATGAGAGAAACCAGAGAAACTAAAACGTAA
- a CDS encoding DUF2971 domain-containing protein — protein sequence MWKNEFVKYMFPPNRNLIHLQRAKAIKQANIPQYLYKYRTINSNSLSNLRDTTLWLSNPFNLNDPIDCIATFDVEKILPAALSFQNESFVKKYNLDPFFTDDEIQTVAKNGNFFDDIIDLAIHKKLPGWQEFLLKPIKPIIKPILKKLFRELIENAAENFRSSVKIISFTEKYDNSLMWAHYANGHKGFCIEFDFSRPLNQMQISHLYPVLYQEGVLDITPFLSQIENINIYFPIYSAIVKRIEWEYEKEWRIVIPFGIYEKEENIAMPPISRIFIGAKCLKHEKDELLSIAAKKRIPVVQMEIDSLDGTLITNAR from the coding sequence ATGTGGAAGAATGAATTTGTAAAATATATGTTTCCTCCAAACAGGAATTTGATTCACCTGCAACGAGCAAAAGCAATTAAACAAGCAAATATACCGCAGTATTTGTATAAGTACAGGACTATAAACTCAAACTCATTGTCTAATTTGCGCGATACTACTCTTTGGTTGTCAAATCCTTTTAACTTAAATGATCCTATTGATTGCATCGCAACATTTGATGTTGAAAAAATCTTACCCGCAGCATTGAGTTTTCAAAATGAATCTTTTGTAAAAAAATACAATCTCGATCCTTTTTTTACAGATGATGAAATCCAAACCGTAGCAAAAAATGGAAATTTCTTTGATGATATAATTGATCTTGCAATTCATAAAAAATTACCAGGGTGGCAAGAATTCCTGCTAAAACCAATTAAGCCAATTATCAAACCCATTCTGAAAAAACTATTCAGGGAGTTAATAGAAAACGCCGCAGAGAATTTCAGAAGTTCAGTAAAGATAATCTCTTTCACCGAGAAATATGATAATAGCTTAATGTGGGCGCACTACGCAAATGGACATAAAGGTTTTTGCATAGAATTCGACTTCAGTCGACCTTTGAACCAAATGCAGATTAGTCACCTATATCCTGTCTTGTATCAAGAGGGTGTATTGGATATAACTCCTTTTTTATCTCAAATAGAAAATATTAATATTTACTTTCCAATATATTCTGCAATTGTAAAACGAATCGAATGGGAGTATGAAAAAGAATGGAGAATAGTGATTCCATTTGGCATATACGAAAAAGAAGAGAACATTGCAATGCCTCCAATATCCAGAATATTTATTGGGGCAAAATGCTTAAAACATGAAAAAGACGAATTGTTATCTATTGCCGCGAAAAAAAGAATTCCAGTAGTACAAATGGAAATAGATAGTTTAGATGGTACACTAATTACCAACGCCCGGTAA
- a CDS encoding HEPN domain-containing protein: MNQNLVSFTSRIDKIIASINNKEFDEEILSHWSRYICILVSGYIEESIKNIVYEYVENKSSPILSNYINNSISKVTNLNCEKIEKILNGFNKVWAEDFKEKVKEEKKTAIDSIVATRNQIAHGKNVSITFPRVKTYYEDVKKSIKIIKSIIS; this comes from the coding sequence ATGAATCAAAATTTAGTAAGTTTTACTTCTAGGATAGATAAAATTATCGCATCCATTAATAATAAAGAATTTGACGAAGAAATACTTTCACACTGGTCAAGATATATATGTATACTAGTGTCAGGATATATTGAGGAATCTATCAAGAATATTGTATATGAATATGTGGAGAATAAATCAAGTCCTATTTTATCAAACTATATAAATAATTCAATTAGTAAAGTTACTAACTTAAATTGTGAAAAGATAGAAAAAATTTTGAATGGTTTTAATAAAGTATGGGCCGAAGACTTTAAAGAGAAAGTTAAAGAAGAAAAAAAAACAGCAATCGACAGTATTGTAGCGACTAGAAATCAAATAGCACATGGAAAAAATGTATCAATCACATTTCCTAGAGTAAAAACATATTATGAAGATGTAAAAAAAAGTATTAAAATAATAAAATCAATAATTAGTTGA
- a CDS encoding IS256 family transposase: protein MKNKNTTTSNSQSNIDSFRSFLKSNIETEIRKKSLEFIQEIMEEEIEALCGKRFSRKVEESLAYRAGSENVFVPILGQKHKIKKPRVRKSGQEVLLESYANLKSEADLGEIVFKLMVSGLTTRRFRECLKDVSEQLGVSKSKISREFVNASRAHFNKLNTRKFPGKEFFSIFIDGIHVADEVIVVVLGVDKEGHKHFLSVVQGSSEHSEIVLSALRKLQDREISLTERVLVVSDGSKGIEKGIKQYFGENYDHQRCILHKMRNIKACLPKEYHDEFQIEYKAIFNLNEYSKAKESLKAMEHWLGNISETAKMSLLEGQDNLLTCHRIQLPIEIRKTFQSTNPIDSAFSHPRFQMNRVKRWRKNRDMTTRWTAALLYAQELHFRKVKGYKEIEKFLSNYLANKKVIEENFTEMNISLSA, encoded by the coding sequence ATGAAAAATAAAAACACAACCACATCGAATAGTCAATCGAATATTGATAGTTTTCGATCTTTTTTAAAATCAAACATAGAAACTGAAATCCGAAAAAAATCCTTAGAATTTATCCAAGAGATCATGGAAGAGGAAATCGAAGCCCTATGCGGAAAAAGATTTAGCCGTAAAGTAGAAGAAAGTCTAGCATATCGTGCAGGTTCAGAGAATGTTTTTGTTCCAATATTGGGTCAGAAACATAAAATCAAAAAACCAAGAGTCAGAAAATCTGGACAAGAAGTTTTACTAGAAAGCTATGCAAATTTAAAATCCGAAGCAGATCTTGGAGAAATTGTTTTCAAACTGATGGTATCTGGTCTAACGACACGGCGATTTAGAGAATGCTTGAAAGATGTATCTGAGCAACTTGGAGTTTCAAAATCAAAGATATCCAGAGAATTTGTAAATGCTTCTAGAGCACATTTTAACAAACTGAATACGAGAAAATTTCCAGGCAAAGAATTCTTTTCCATTTTCATTGATGGTATTCATGTAGCGGATGAAGTGATAGTAGTTGTATTAGGTGTAGATAAAGAAGGACACAAGCATTTTTTGTCGGTGGTACAAGGCTCAAGTGAACATTCTGAAATAGTATTATCTGCTTTAAGGAAACTACAAGATCGTGAAATTTCACTTACTGAACGGGTTTTGGTTGTCTCAGATGGTTCAAAAGGAATTGAGAAAGGCATTAAGCAATACTTTGGTGAAAACTATGATCACCAAAGGTGTATTTTACATAAAATGAGAAATATAAAAGCGTGCTTGCCCAAAGAATATCATGATGAATTTCAAATTGAATATAAAGCAATTTTCAATTTGAATGAATACTCGAAGGCTAAAGAATCTTTGAAAGCAATGGAACATTGGTTAGGGAATATCAGTGAAACAGCTAAGATGAGTCTGTTAGAAGGTCAAGACAATCTATTGACTTGTCATAGAATCCAATTACCAATCGAAATTCGAAAAACATTTCAATCAACGAATCCCATTGATTCAGCCTTTTCACATCCAAGATTTCAAATGAACCGAGTAAAAAGGTGGCGTAAAAATCGAGACATGACAACACGATGGACAGCAGCTCTCCTATATGCACAAGAGCTTCATTTCAGAAAAGTAAAAGGATACAAAGAAATAGAAAAATTTCTATCCAATTATTTAGCCAATAAAAAAGTAATTGAAGAAAACTTTACAGAGATGAATATATCTTTATCCGCCTAA
- a CDS encoding helix-turn-helix domain-containing protein, whose protein sequence is MRANQIQANKTEENSVMSPEEINKRLSEMNLTQTDLRIRTGLSYATINGTINKRMDSATLLSYLEDLGIKHNRPYKKELARHVIYPKTQNPLKSNQVA, encoded by the coding sequence ATGAGAGCCAACCAAATTCAAGCTAATAAAACAGAGGAAAACTCTGTTATGTCACCTGAAGAGATAAATAAGAGACTTTCAGAAATGAATCTTACTCAGACAGATCTGAGAATTCGAACTGGTTTGTCCTACGCTACGATCAATGGAACAATCAACAAAAGAATGGATAGTGCGACATTGCTGTCCTATTTGGAAGATCTTGGAATTAAACACAACCGTCCGTACAAGAAAGAACTTGCTCGACATGTGATTTATCCAAAAACACAAAACCCCCTAAAAAGCAATCAAGTAGCCTAA
- a CDS encoding phage antirepressor: protein MNSSNLIPFTYENKTVRTVDINGEPWFVAKDVCEILEIQNSTDALNRLDSDERARFNLGRQGESNIISESGLYSLILGSRKPEAKSFKKWVTSEVLPAIRKTGSYSKTSANKEQTEDPKYLVARALIAANTLIEEQDAKIAELTPNAEFAEQVKKSNDHYTFTEAAKTLSYLNLGSIGLFRFCRKNRFIMKNNEPYQEFLQKGYFKQVILAFEKTHGESSSYKKTVFTGKGLQFISEKLKEAGFKRIHQPALFQESGIAVGQM from the coding sequence ATGAATAGTTCGAATTTGATTCCATTTACCTACGAAAACAAAACTGTCAGAACAGTCGATATTAACGGTGAACCATGGTTTGTAGCAAAAGATGTTTGTGAGATTTTGGAGATCCAAAATTCTACTGATGCTTTGAATCGACTTGATTCAGATGAACGGGCTAGATTCAATCTAGGTCGTCAAGGTGAAAGCAATATTATCAGCGAATCTGGACTTTACTCTTTAATTCTAGGATCTCGCAAACCAGAGGCGAAGTCATTTAAGAAATGGGTCACGAGCGAAGTCCTTCCAGCAATCAGAAAGACAGGATCTTATTCTAAAACGTCAGCGAACAAAGAGCAGACAGAAGATCCCAAGTATTTGGTTGCCAGAGCACTTATTGCTGCAAACACCTTGATCGAAGAACAAGACGCTAAGATTGCAGAGCTCACACCCAACGCGGAGTTCGCAGAACAGGTTAAAAAATCTAACGATCACTACACATTCACTGAAGCTGCAAAAACATTATCGTATTTGAATTTGGGTTCGATCGGCCTGTTTCGATTTTGTCGGAAAAATCGGTTCATCATGAAGAACAATGAACCTTACCAAGAATTTCTTCAAAAGGGATATTTCAAGCAGGTGATATTAGCCTTCGAAAAAACTCACGGTGAGTCTTCGTCTTACAAGAAGACGGTTTTCACTGGAAAGGGATTACAGTTTATTTCCGAGAAACTTAAGGAAGCTGGATTCAAGAGAATTCATCAACCAGCGTTATTTCAAGAATCTGGTATTGCAGTAGGGCAAATGTGA
- a CDS encoding P-loop ATPase, Sll1717 family translates to MIDFSKLDFGAPAAERDLGKGLSNYFVESSSFNNIFSGRKQILIGNRGAGKSAIFKIIAERERNNGNFVLELSPEDYSYEILNDLMVSEHKGSWVKQGAYAAAWKYLIFILIMKKIDSDGKILKTGSSAKIYNFLRDNYKGHQDNPISILISYLKRIEGIKIGNYEAAFKSKS, encoded by the coding sequence ATGATAGATTTTAGTAAATTAGATTTTGGAGCACCTGCTGCTGAAAGAGATTTGGGAAAAGGTTTGAGCAATTATTTTGTTGAATCTTCATCATTTAATAATATTTTTTCTGGTCGTAAGCAAATCTTAATTGGTAATAGAGGCGCTGGTAAGAGTGCCATCTTTAAAATTATTGCAGAAAGAGAGAGAAACAATGGAAACTTTGTTTTAGAATTATCTCCTGAAGATTACTCATATGAAATATTGAATGATTTAATGGTATCAGAACATAAAGGATCATGGGTTAAGCAAGGAGCTTATGCTGCTGCTTGGAAGTATTTGATTTTCATTTTAATAATGAAAAAGATTGATAGTGATGGAAAAATATTAAAAACTGGTTCGTCAGCAAAAATTTATAATTTTTTAAGAGATAACTATAAAGGACATCAAGATAATCCGATATCAATTTTGATATCATATTTAAAGCGAATAGAAGGTATTAAAATAGGAAATTATGAGGCTGCATTTAAATCAAAGAGCTAG
- a CDS encoding DUF262 domain-containing protein, with protein sequence MENNEIHEESEIELETGEDESIPYRYSITSFGADYPVDSLVKRLKSKAIYIPPFQRNFVWSLSQSTKFIESLLLGLPIPGIFLAKEDDNKMIVIDGQQRLKSLQMFYEESFNDKKFYLSGVQERFEGKTYSTLNEEDRLHLDDQIIHATIIKQDEPRDDDSSIYLIFERLNTGGLQLQPQEIRASIYSGKFNELLSELNELKEWREIFGQKSKRLKDQELILRFLALFYNRNNYMKPLRYFLNTFMSENKNLNKISEQDIKAIFTETLKYIHKAIGNKAFRPIRSINASAFDSIMVATADMISSGQVPTEKIYSQKYNSIISTDDFIRLVKVGTSDGEAVKARLKFTKDTFEFL encoded by the coding sequence ATGGAAAACAATGAAATTCATGAAGAATCTGAAATAGAACTTGAAACAGGTGAAGATGAAAGTATCCCTTATAGGTATTCTATTACAAGTTTTGGTGCTGATTATCCAGTCGATAGTCTTGTTAAGAGGTTAAAAAGCAAAGCTATATATATCCCACCCTTTCAAAGAAACTTTGTTTGGTCATTATCTCAATCTACTAAATTTATTGAATCTTTATTGTTGGGGTTACCTATCCCTGGTATATTTTTAGCAAAAGAAGATGATAATAAGATGATAGTTATTGATGGTCAACAAAGATTAAAATCTCTTCAAATGTTTTATGAGGAATCTTTTAACGATAAAAAATTTTATTTAAGTGGAGTTCAAGAAAGGTTTGAAGGAAAAACTTATTCTACCTTAAATGAAGAAGATCGACTTCACTTGGATGATCAGATTATTCATGCTACTATAATTAAGCAAGATGAGCCCAGAGATGACGATAGTAGTATATATTTAATATTTGAAAGACTAAACACTGGAGGATTGCAACTACAGCCTCAAGAAATAAGAGCTTCGATATATTCCGGAAAATTTAACGAATTATTATCAGAATTAAATGAATTAAAAGAGTGGAGAGAAATATTTGGACAAAAAAGTAAAAGGTTAAAGGATCAAGAATTGATATTGAGGTTTCTTGCTTTATTTTATAATAGAAACAATTATATGAAGCCTTTAAGATATTTTTTAAATACATTTATGTCAGAAAATAAAAATCTAAATAAAATTAGTGAACAAGATATAAAGGCCATATTTACAGAAACTTTAAAATATATTCATAAAGCTATTGGCAACAAAGCATTTAGACCAATAAGGTCTATAAACGCTTCTGCTTTTGATTCTATTATGGTAGCGACAGCTGATATGATTTCAAGTGGTCAAGTTCCAACTGAAAAAATATATTCACAAAAATATAACAGTATAATATCTACGGATGATTTTATTAGACTTGTTAAAGTAGGAACTTCAGATGGAGAAGCAGTTAAAGCTCGATTAAAATTTACTAAAGATACATTTGAATTTCTATGA
- a CDS encoding metallophosphoesterase family protein, whose amino-acid sequence MKVGIIADIHLQGGFESKEAIALDKARNLFREQEVDLVCVAGDIYEGVSTEDQRLVFKEFLDGVNQFGARAIVLRGNHDAPKELLINHQSEYVTVFEKPGTLTVSLRDGSHIFLGVVPHFSAGAVALQSENLTEFGEKGTSLMIDLLNKMYQDFNNQKHPSMLLFHGTVSGAKLDNDNIPRHNGIHLPLSVLETLGVPVVGGHYHKLQNVGGSVWYPGSITRQTWGEYKDDKGVLIWEHNGTSWEKEPVFHSLNPQPMVSISAEFVDGKFIDQQTKEEINLQNIAEAGSKVRFRYTVKAEEVHSIPPEFKAQLQAIDPDAKIEKKTIHQISVRNAEIMEATGVEDSLRVYYQGRGLTDSEIQSILEIRREILEMGKTEQDNQDEVAA is encoded by the coding sequence ATGAAAGTAGGTATTATAGCAGACATTCATCTTCAAGGTGGATTCGAATCTAAGGAAGCTATTGCATTGGATAAAGCTCGGAATTTATTCCGCGAACAAGAAGTTGATTTGGTGTGTGTGGCCGGTGATATCTATGAAGGTGTTTCAACCGAAGATCAGAGATTAGTGTTCAAAGAGTTCTTGGACGGAGTAAATCAGTTTGGAGCGCGAGCTATAGTGCTTAGAGGAAATCATGATGCTCCTAAAGAATTATTGATCAATCACCAATCTGAGTATGTTACGGTATTTGAAAAACCAGGAACTCTGACAGTAAGTTTGAGAGATGGTTCTCATATATTCCTTGGAGTAGTTCCTCATTTCTCGGCCGGAGCCGTTGCATTGCAGTCAGAGAACCTCACTGAATTTGGAGAGAAGGGAACGTCATTGATGATCGATCTCCTCAACAAAATGTACCAGGATTTCAATAATCAAAAACACCCGTCTATGCTCTTGTTCCACGGAACTGTTTCGGGAGCCAAGTTGGATAACGATAATATTCCAAGACACAATGGAATCCACCTTCCACTTTCAGTTCTGGAAACTTTGGGAGTTCCCGTTGTCGGTGGTCATTATCACAAATTACAGAATGTAGGTGGTAGTGTTTGGTATCCTGGATCAATCACGAGACAAACTTGGGGAGAGTACAAGGACGACAAGGGAGTTCTTATCTGGGAACACAATGGAACCAGCTGGGAGAAAGAACCTGTTTTTCATTCTTTGAATCCACAACCAATGGTTTCGATTTCAGCTGAATTCGTAGACGGGAAGTTCATCGATCAACAGACCAAAGAGGAAATCAATCTACAGAACATTGCAGAAGCTGGATCCAAAGTTCGTTTTCGATACACGGTCAAAGCCGAGGAAGTTCATAGCATCCCACCTGAGTTCAAAGCACAACTCCAGGCAATCGATCCAGACGCTAAGATTGAGAAGAAAACCATTCACCAAATTTCGGTTAGGAACGCTGAAATCATGGAAGCTACCGGAGTTGAAGACTCACTTCGAGTTTACTATCAAGGAAGGGGACTGACGGACTCCGAAATACAGTCCATACTCGAAATCAGAAGAGAGATTTTGGAAATGGGAAAAACTGAGCAAGACAATCAAGACGAGGTCGCAGCATGA